The following are from one region of the Leptolyngbya iicbica LK genome:
- a CDS encoding tetratricopeptide repeat protein, producing the protein MAAFPNLTSMPQQPYVSRPEAEDFLAALEAAFKSPQNSPTVFNAWGIGGVGKSTLTRKAKEIHGETAKIATVSFGLTEGIDEPIPLMAKLYEQLAVKDSWSRDPFWEVHERYFDTVHQLSTQAAAGWGAATPEQVTQVKQLLKFGVDTFGELALPETGKKAANALVDKGIDAAVAGLSLKDSLQQLLQQHKATKRDQALQRLMLEPLPQLTQAFAEGLSQQANQQPILLVLDTYEKVPGVIDTWLWRTLLGNTDLSAQRVRLMVAGRHSLLKTEGWRKLHQDRDVVRDLTVERFTPEQTQAYLAEIGMTDDAQVANIGRVTRGLPYYLNWIREQSEKGRTLDFDQGNQEIVRLLLQGLNDTQKRVVQLAACCRWFDSKLIRYLTEQQGLDFATAVDEGQNCYGWLTQLSFAEPIGKRWRLDDVARDVFRQSLERDELETIHSNLADYFAALSESMVLPHSSPEDNYKNPAWLELRSEYLYHLLFSGQVDFQRPFATHMFNAHFYDASELVTIPFQAIRAEFELDEHPLLGYQQRQFLKKVRPKVLSHWAMEISVLDTILAIVSPNLRHEALYQKGSALARRALYLRQKGCEEEALAKLTEGLETYSAALNLKPDYLEALSEKGNTLSWLGRYKEAIAAYDAALKIKPDRHAALNNKGVALCNLGRYEEAITAYSAALVINSTDPDIWDGQAIALLHLKLADEAIESCKKALEIDKNHAGATYDMACSYGLLSDSNQACSWLAQAIHLKPDRYREMAKTDPDFDTIRHDPRFQALLEGGEE; encoded by the coding sequence GTGGCAGCTTTTCCCAACCTGACCTCTATGCCCCAGCAGCCCTACGTCTCGCGTCCCGAAGCCGAAGACTTTCTCGCTGCTTTGGAAGCTGCATTCAAATCACCGCAGAATAGCCCCACCGTCTTTAATGCCTGGGGCATTGGGGGCGTGGGTAAATCGACCCTGACGCGCAAAGCTAAGGAAATCCACGGGGAAACTGCCAAGATTGCGACGGTGTCCTTTGGCCTGACGGAAGGCATTGATGAGCCGATTCCGCTGATGGCGAAGCTGTATGAGCAGTTGGCCGTCAAAGATAGCTGGAGCCGCGATCCGTTTTGGGAAGTCCATGAGCGGTATTTTGACACCGTACATCAGCTCTCGACCCAGGCAGCAGCGGGATGGGGCGCGGCGACACCGGAACAGGTGACCCAGGTTAAACAACTACTGAAATTTGGGGTCGATACTTTCGGTGAGTTGGCACTGCCAGAAACGGGTAAAAAAGCGGCAAATGCGCTGGTGGATAAAGGGATCGATGCAGCAGTGGCCGGATTGTCGCTGAAGGATAGTTTGCAACAACTGTTGCAACAGCACAAAGCAACAAAGCGCGACCAAGCCTTGCAGCGGCTGATGCTGGAGCCCTTGCCGCAACTGACCCAGGCATTTGCTGAGGGGCTGAGCCAGCAGGCAAACCAGCAACCCATCCTGCTGGTGCTGGATACCTATGAGAAGGTGCCGGGGGTGATTGATACCTGGCTGTGGCGCACGCTGCTGGGGAATACCGACCTATCGGCGCAGCGTGTGCGACTGATGGTGGCGGGGCGACACAGCCTATTGAAAACGGAGGGCTGGCGTAAGCTACACCAAGATCGGGATGTGGTGCGAGACCTGACGGTGGAGCGCTTTACGCCAGAGCAGACGCAAGCTTATTTGGCGGAAATTGGCATGACCGATGACGCTCAGGTGGCCAATATCGGTCGGGTAACGCGGGGGCTGCCCTACTACCTGAACTGGATACGGGAGCAGAGCGAGAAAGGGCGGACGCTGGACTTTGACCAGGGCAATCAAGAGATTGTACGGCTGCTGTTGCAGGGACTGAACGACACGCAAAAGCGGGTGGTGCAACTGGCGGCCTGCTGTCGCTGGTTTGACTCCAAGCTAATTCGCTATTTGACCGAGCAGCAAGGGCTGGATTTTGCGACGGCGGTGGATGAAGGGCAAAACTGCTATGGCTGGCTGACGCAACTCTCGTTTGCCGAACCGATTGGCAAACGCTGGCGGCTGGACGATGTGGCACGAGATGTCTTTCGGCAATCGTTAGAACGCGATGAGTTAGAAACTATTCACAGCAATTTGGCAGATTATTTTGCCGCTTTATCAGAGTCAATGGTGCTGCCGCATAGCTCGCCAGAGGACAATTACAAGAATCCAGCCTGGCTAGAACTGCGTTCAGAGTACTTATATCACTTGCTCTTTTCTGGACAAGTTGATTTCCAACGGCCTTTTGCCACTCACATGTTTAATGCTCACTTTTACGATGCAAGTGAGCTTGTGACTATCCCGTTTCAAGCGATTAGAGCAGAGTTCGAATTAGACGAGCACCCGTTGTTGGGCTACCAGCAACGGCAGTTTTTGAAGAAGGTGCGTCCAAAAGTGCTTTCCCATTGGGCTATGGAGATCTCTGTTTTGGACACCATCTTAGCGATTGTCAGCCCTAACTTACGCCACGAAGCACTTTATCAAAAAGGCAGTGCGCTAGCTCGGCGAGCATTATATCTCCGACAGAAAGGATGTGAAGAAGAGGCCTTAGCGAAACTTACTGAAGGACTCGAGACCTACAGCGCTGCATTAAACCTCAAACCCGATTACCTCGAAGCGCTCTCCGAAAAAGGAAATACATTAAGTTGGTTAGGACGCTATAAAGAGGCGATCGCGGCCTATGACGCGGCCCTGAAAATCAAACCCGACCGCCACGCAGCGCTGAACAACAAAGGCGTTGCGCTGTGCAATTTAGGCCGCTATGAAGAGGCGATCACCGCCTATAGTGCTGCCCTAGTGATCAACTCCACCGATCCTGATATCTGGGATGGTCAAGCCATTGCTCTGCTTCATCTAAAACTTGCTGATGAAGCGATCGAAAGTTGCAAAAAGGCTTTAGAGATTGACAAGAACCATGCCGGAGCTACTTACGATATGGCTTGCTCTTACGGGCTGTTGAGTGATTCTAATCAAGCCTGTTCTTGGTTAGCACAAGCCATTCATCTAAAGCCTGACCGATATCGCGAGATGGCGAAGACCGATCCTGACTTTGACACAATTCGCCACGATCCCCGCTTTCAGGCACTTTTGGAAGGGGGCGAGGAGTAG
- a CDS encoding isochorismatase translates to MTTTTQLPIPAHFEASRVGELWRVPYQERAAQAKQWAKTHQIAPAAQDKRRICLMAIDVQNTFCIPGFELFVGGRSGLGAVEDNIRLCEFIYRNLGTITEIAPTMDTHTTLQIFHADFWVNDAGDNPAPMTTITLAEVEKGVWKVNPAVSYSLAHGNYVALQAYALHYVKRLSDEGKYPLTIWPYHAMLGGLGHALVPAVEEACFFHNLARNSQTNFEIKGGNPLTENYSVLRPEVLDGPGGQAIAQKNTRFIQKLLDFDAVIIAGQAKSHCVAWTIDDLLTEIQQQDPTLARKVYLLEDCSSPVVVPGVVDFTDAADAAFQRFADAGMQIMRSTDDLS, encoded by the coding sequence ATGACCACCACCACTCAACTCCCCATTCCCGCTCACTTTGAAGCCAGCCGTGTCGGCGAACTGTGGCGCGTGCCCTATCAAGAGCGTGCCGCCCAGGCCAAGCAATGGGCCAAAACCCACCAGATTGCCCCCGCCGCGCAAGACAAACGCCGCATCTGCCTGATGGCGATCGATGTGCAAAACACCTTCTGCATTCCCGGCTTTGAACTGTTTGTCGGGGGACGATCGGGCCTCGGCGCGGTGGAAGACAACATTCGCCTGTGCGAATTTATCTACCGCAACCTGGGGACGATTACCGAAATTGCCCCCACCATGGACACCCACACCACTCTGCAAATTTTCCACGCTGATTTTTGGGTCAACGATGCCGGAGACAATCCCGCACCGATGACTACCATCACTCTGGCCGAGGTAGAAAAAGGCGTGTGGAAAGTGAATCCGGCGGTGAGCTACAGCTTGGCCCACGGCAACTATGTGGCGCTGCAAGCCTACGCCCTGCACTATGTGAAACGGCTGAGTGACGAGGGCAAATATCCCCTAACCATCTGGCCATACCACGCCATGCTAGGGGGCCTCGGCCACGCCCTGGTGCCCGCCGTAGAAGAAGCCTGCTTTTTCCACAACCTGGCCCGCAACAGCCAAACCAACTTTGAAATCAAGGGCGGCAATCCCCTGACGGAAAACTATTCCGTGTTGCGGCCAGAAGTACTCGATGGCCCCGGTGGGCAAGCGATCGCCCAAAAGAACACCCGCTTTATTCAAAAGCTGCTGGACTTCGACGCCGTGATCATCGCCGGACAGGCCAAGAGCCACTGCGTCGCCTGGACCATTGACGACCTACTGACGGAAATCCAACAGCAAGATCCGACCCTGGCGCGAAAGGTGTATCTGCTGGAAGATTGCTCGTCTCCGGTGGTCGTTCCCGGCGTGGTGGACTTCACCGATGCCGCCGATGCTGCCTTCCAGCGCTTTGCCGATGCCGGGATGCAGATTATGCGATCGACCGACGACCTGAGCTGA
- a CDS encoding protein phosphatase 2C domain-containing protein — protein sequence MKLEIEVAAGSVVGRDHRRVGKNNQDAWAWTLLPQGLVAVVCDGCGSQPHSEVGARLGAALTVRTVQRQLTQRSLTDVEFWPTVQQQVLRRLRSLARQLGHDLAATVQQHLLFTLLGAIVTPQDTVVFGLGDGVYALNGEIQVLGPYAHNAPPYLAYHLLPADALSVVPPPLQIHCQQPTETVATLLLGSDGVVDLMAAASLPLPGKTEPVGELSQFWQNPYFQNPDRVRRRLTQINHEQVQPDWERRHVVKQPGLLPDDTTLVCLRRRPTC from the coding sequence ATGAAATTAGAAATTGAAGTGGCGGCGGGCTCGGTAGTCGGTCGCGACCACCGTCGTGTCGGCAAAAATAATCAGGATGCTTGGGCCTGGACCCTGTTGCCGCAGGGACTGGTGGCAGTGGTGTGCGATGGCTGTGGCAGCCAGCCCCACAGTGAGGTGGGCGCTCGATTGGGAGCCGCACTCACGGTGCGCACGGTGCAGCGGCAACTCACCCAGCGATCGCTCACCGATGTCGAGTTTTGGCCGACAGTGCAGCAACAGGTGTTAAGGCGGCTGCGATCGCTAGCCCGACAACTGGGTCATGACCTCGCGGCGACGGTGCAGCAGCATTTGCTGTTTACCCTATTGGGGGCGATCGTGACGCCCCAAGACACCGTCGTGTTTGGCTTAGGCGATGGCGTCTATGCCCTCAACGGCGAAATCCAGGTGCTCGGCCCGTATGCCCACAATGCGCCGCCCTATCTGGCGTACCACCTCTTGCCCGCAGATGCGCTCAGCGTTGTGCCGCCACCATTACAGATCCATTGCCAGCAGCCCACAGAGACAGTGGCAACGCTGTTACTGGGTAGCGACGGGGTTGTGGATTTAATGGCGGCGGCCTCTTTGCCCCTACCGGGCAAGACGGAACCCGTGGGCGAACTGAGTCAATTCTGGCAAAACCCCTATTTTCAAAATCCGGATCGGGTGCGGCGAAGGCTGACCCAAATCAACCACGAGCAGGTACAGCCCGACTGGGAGCGTCGGCATGTGGTCAAGCAGCCCGGCTTACTCCCCGACGACACGACGCTGGTGTGTCTGCGTCGTCGGCCCACGTGCTAA
- a CDS encoding NUDIX hydrolase: MASTYSHPRPALTVDCVVFGFDAQTTLQVLLIQRKLTPYQGQWALPGGVVRLEESLEAAARRELREETGVADVFLEQLYTFGQPDRDPRDRVVSVAYYALISLAGHPLQARTDAQDTAWFALDEVPPLAFDHQQILDTAIARLRGKVRYEPIGFELLPEKFTLTQLQKLYETILGQSLDKRNFRNKLLKMDLLVALDETQTGVAHRAARLYKFEPQRYEQLKQQGFNFEL, from the coding sequence ATGGCTTCTACCTATTCCCACCCCCGTCCTGCTCTGACCGTGGACTGTGTTGTGTTTGGGTTCGATGCGCAGACCACGCTGCAAGTGCTATTGATTCAGCGCAAACTCACGCCCTATCAAGGTCAGTGGGCGCTGCCGGGGGGGGTTGTGCGATTGGAGGAATCGTTGGAAGCGGCTGCCCGCCGAGAACTGCGCGAAGAAACCGGGGTGGCTGACGTGTTTCTGGAGCAGCTCTATACCTTTGGGCAGCCCGATCGCGACCCCCGCGATCGCGTCGTTTCCGTGGCGTACTACGCCCTCATCAGCCTGGCCGGACACCCCCTGCAAGCTCGCACCGACGCCCAAGACACCGCTTGGTTCGCGTTGGATGAGGTGCCACCCCTGGCATTTGACCATCAGCAAATTTTGGACACCGCGATCGCCCGCCTGCGGGGGAAAGTGCGCTACGAGCCCATCGGCTTTGAGCTCTTGCCAGAAAAATTTACCCTCACCCAGTTGCAAAAGCTTTACGAAACGATCCTGGGGCAGTCCCTGGACAAGCGGAACTTCCGCAACAAGCTCTTAAAAATGGACTTGCTAGTTGCCCTGGATGAAACCCAAACCGGCGTCGCTCACCGCGCTGCCCGCCTCTACAAATTCGAGCCCCAGCGCTACGAGCAACTCAAGCAGCAAGGCTTCAACTTTGAGCTGTAA
- a CDS encoding GNAT family N-acetyltransferase, translating to MKIDIHGPSLGQARTCAPILRALPEWFGIEAATQEYIRDIEQQPTLVAWVNDQPVGFLTLTRHNPVAAEIHVMGILPAYHRRGIGRSLVIQAEAHLRQQGVQLLQVKTVGADVPSEPYAHTREFYTAMGFLPLQVFPTLWGAANPCLQLVKWLGD from the coding sequence ATGAAGATTGATATTCACGGACCCAGTTTGGGGCAGGCGAGGACGTGCGCACCAATCTTGCGAGCGTTACCAGAGTGGTTTGGCATTGAAGCCGCTACCCAGGAATACATTCGTGACATTGAGCAGCAGCCGACTCTGGTGGCCTGGGTCAATGATCAACCCGTCGGGTTTCTGACGCTGACTCGCCACAATCCGGTGGCGGCGGAAATTCATGTGATGGGCATCTTACCGGCCTATCATCGGCGGGGCATTGGGCGATCGCTGGTCATCCAGGCCGAAGCGCACCTCCGCCAGCAGGGCGTGCAACTGTTGCAGGTCAAAACCGTCGGCGCCGATGTCCCCAGCGAGCCTTACGCCCACACCCGTGAGTTTTACACCGCGATGGGATTTTTGCCGTTGCAGGTATTTCCCACCTTGTGGGGAGCAGCCAATCCTTGCCTGCAACTGGTCAAGTGGCTGGGCGACTGA
- a CDS encoding substrate-binding periplasmic protein encodes MTKMTGVQNLADFTTVAPGELRIITSDIPVRPMSFIRDGERQGFEPALARAVCDRLNLTPVWFDLPLKQFYEALASGEYDVIWFNQIITQERRAWADFTRPYGRFDTAVLVREDAEIEGKAHLSHKRVGVLQESVSLRLLELLPPDIEPVYFEGKHRVGVEMLQALRKGQIDAIVEDAIVLLAAEAQGNGVRVAFEMPSQHPFGVGVLPGNRELLDALNTVMTTLMVDGTLKRLWGQWIPFKPYPFS; translated from the coding sequence ATGACTAAGATGACCGGCGTTCAGAATTTGGCAGACTTTACCACTGTTGCGCCAGGCGAGTTGCGGATCATCACCAGTGATATCCCCGTCCGCCCGATGAGCTTTATTCGCGATGGTGAACGCCAAGGTTTTGAACCCGCCTTGGCTCGGGCAGTCTGCGATCGCCTCAACCTTACTCCCGTCTGGTTTGACTTGCCGCTCAAGCAGTTTTATGAAGCACTCGCCTCCGGGGAGTACGACGTCATCTGGTTTAACCAAATCATTACCCAAGAGCGCCGAGCTTGGGCTGATTTCACCCGGCCTTATGGGCGCTTTGACACTGCCGTGCTGGTGCGCGAAGACGCGGAAATTGAAGGCAAAGCACACCTGAGTCATAAACGGGTAGGGGTGCTGCAAGAAAGCGTGAGTCTGCGCCTGCTAGAGTTGCTGCCACCGGATATTGAACCGGTTTACTTTGAGGGCAAGCATCGGGTTGGGGTCGAGATGCTGCAAGCCCTGCGCAAAGGGCAGATTGACGCGATCGTGGAAGATGCAATTGTGTTGTTAGCGGCTGAGGCCCAGGGCAATGGCGTGCGCGTCGCCTTTGAAATGCCCTCGCAACATCCTTTTGGCGTCGGCGTCTTACCTGGCAACCGCGAATTACTCGACGCACTCAATACGGTGATGACGACATTAATGGTGGACGGCACACTTAAACGGCTTTGGGGGCAGTGGATTCCTTTTAAGCCTTATCCCTTTTCGTAG
- a CDS encoding ATP-dependent Zn protease, translating to MGQLTLNLIAISIFTVTMGMLVGPLVQIPQAVPVVAIALLAGIAVLDQASFNGTIGNLLINGLNRLSGDERERIIHHEAGHFLIAYLLNIPVTDYTLSAWDAWKKGLPGLGGVQFDTSDLEATLKTGQLPAQTLNRYCTVWMAGIAAEQLVYGQAQGGQDDRQKFSILWQQLQRPIPEGQMRQRWAALQAKTLLEKHQDAYTALVAAMSADTPVNDCLTLLQRHAEPTASTAEV from the coding sequence ATGGGTCAATTAACGCTCAATCTGATTGCCATTTCCATCTTTACCGTCACGATGGGCATGCTCGTCGGGCCGTTGGTGCAAATACCGCAAGCTGTGCCAGTGGTTGCGATCGCCCTGCTAGCAGGCATTGCCGTTCTCGACCAAGCCAGCTTTAACGGCACCATCGGCAATTTGTTGATTAATGGCCTCAATCGCCTGTCCGGAGATGAGCGCGAACGGATTATCCATCATGAGGCCGGCCACTTTCTCATCGCTTATTTGCTGAACATTCCCGTCACGGATTACACCTTGAGTGCTTGGGACGCCTGGAAAAAAGGGCTGCCTGGTCTGGGCGGCGTACAATTTGACACCAGCGACCTAGAAGCCACCCTGAAAACGGGGCAACTGCCAGCTCAGACCCTCAACCGTTATTGCACGGTCTGGATGGCGGGCATTGCTGCCGAACAGCTCGTTTACGGGCAAGCTCAGGGCGGCCAAGACGACCGCCAAAAGTTCTCGATTCTCTGGCAGCAGCTACAGCGTCCCATTCCCGAGGGCCAGATGCGTCAGCGGTGGGCCGCCCTGCAGGCCAAAACCCTGCTCGAAAAGCATCAGGACGCTTATACAGCCCTCGTTGCCGCCATGTCGGCAGACACCCCTGTCAATGACTGCCTAACCCTTTTACAACGCCACGCTGAGCCAACGGCATCCACTGCCGAGGTATAA
- a CDS encoding M15 family metallopeptidase — translation MKPNFYDPADDIPVAQRDGSSAASVRRRGLQGWRRWLMWFGVGLLSAIAGLAVSWITYQETEAALPVPFEPMMVSASTPGMSAMVGAEATPSRTSLLGHLAYEEAELSALVPLTLNAEILMQPEAAASFEAMVADAQAAGISLLPISGFRTVADQQYLFFEIKAERGQTVSTRAEVSAPPGYSEHHTGYAIDIGDANQPETDLAVNFEATPAFKWLEANAPRYSFELSFPEGNAQGVQYEPWHWRFVGNSESLEMFYGDR, via the coding sequence GTGAAGCCCAACTTTTATGACCCAGCCGATGACATTCCTGTAGCCCAGCGCGACGGGAGTAGTGCTGCTAGTGTCCGCCGCCGCGGACTGCAAGGCTGGCGGCGGTGGCTGATGTGGTTTGGAGTGGGATTATTGAGCGCGATCGCGGGCCTAGCAGTTTCATGGATCACCTATCAAGAAACCGAAGCAGCATTGCCCGTACCCTTTGAACCCATGATGGTCAGTGCATCTACGCCTGGGATGAGTGCGATGGTCGGCGCTGAGGCAACGCCGTCTCGAACCTCGCTGCTGGGTCACCTGGCCTATGAGGAAGCCGAGCTCTCGGCCCTGGTGCCGCTGACGCTGAACGCAGAAATTTTGATGCAGCCCGAAGCTGCGGCCAGCTTCGAAGCCATGGTGGCCGACGCTCAGGCCGCAGGCATCTCACTGCTGCCAATTTCGGGCTTTCGCACGGTAGCTGACCAACAGTATTTATTTTTTGAAATTAAGGCGGAGCGGGGGCAAACTGTTTCGACTCGCGCCGAGGTCAGCGCGCCACCGGGATACAGCGAGCACCACACGGGTTATGCGATCGACATTGGTGATGCCAATCAGCCTGAAACGGATTTAGCCGTCAATTTTGAAGCCACACCGGCCTTTAAATGGCTCGAAGCCAATGCTCCTCGTTACAGCTTTGAACTCTCGTTTCCCGAAGGCAACGCCCAGGGAGTCCAGTACGAGCCCTGGCACTGGCGATTTGTCGGCAATTCTGAAAGTCTAGAGATGTTTTACGGCGATCGCTAG
- a CDS encoding peptidoglycan-binding protein, whose translation MAATSSRRTRFRIAQLSRQSSVALVGAIALILVSPTIEAKIFPPAGVAYIAPPPGYNLNIRSGPGTHYPAVNTLRRGTPITITGHYEHGWAQLTDRSWVAGNLIDSRQPVGGGGGQQQGVPSVAYIVGPNNVNIRTGPGIQYPVVITLPPGAQIQITGFFEHGWAQLDDRSWVASNLIRIGAPIVDDGVLRLGSRSPRVVQVEIRLQELRYVTPEFIPDDYFGSDTEQAVRNFQLWNGLPQTGAVDQATNDRLFSANATANPYQPAPTYRELRLGMRSPDVRRLEIRLQDLNYFRGLIPDDLFDQNTEEAVRNFQRRNGLPVNGVATVQMQEVLFSESAIRNDDPPVEPPTEPPAERPTFRLGDRDPEIRNLEIRLQDLNYLRGVVADTLFGPETETAFRNFQQRNGLPVNGVADPRTQDVLYSDAAIPNDDDGTDPTNPPNPPEPGEGQATVRTRDGSDAIAFTGPGLEFDLAGFVPDGTIVTLTGTVENNWHELSDGNWLESSFLVF comes from the coding sequence ATGGCTGCGACCTCTTCTCGTCGCACCCGGTTTCGTATTGCGCAGCTAAGTCGGCAGTCGAGTGTGGCGTTGGTGGGCGCGATCGCCCTTATTCTAGTCAGCCCCACGATTGAAGCCAAGATTTTTCCACCGGCTGGGGTGGCTTACATTGCGCCACCGCCCGGTTACAACCTCAATATTCGCAGCGGGCCGGGGACCCACTACCCAGCGGTCAATACCCTGCGTCGGGGTACCCCGATCACGATTACCGGGCATTATGAGCACGGCTGGGCACAGCTGACCGATCGCAGTTGGGTGGCGGGCAATCTGATCGACTCGCGACAGCCCGTAGGTGGGGGCGGTGGCCAGCAACAAGGTGTGCCCTCGGTGGCTTATATCGTTGGTCCCAATAACGTCAACATCCGCACTGGCCCCGGTATTCAGTATCCCGTTGTGATTACGTTGCCCCCTGGTGCCCAAATTCAAATCACTGGCTTTTTTGAGCATGGTTGGGCCCAACTCGACGACCGGAGTTGGGTGGCTAGCAACCTGATCCGCATCGGTGCGCCCATTGTGGATGATGGCGTTCTGCGGTTAGGCAGTCGCAGCCCGCGAGTAGTGCAAGTCGAAATTCGTCTGCAAGAGCTGCGATATGTTACGCCGGAATTTATTCCCGATGATTATTTCGGCTCAGATACTGAGCAGGCAGTGAGAAACTTCCAACTGTGGAATGGCTTGCCGCAAACGGGAGCCGTTGATCAGGCGACGAACGATCGCCTCTTTAGTGCCAACGCTACGGCTAACCCCTATCAGCCAGCCCCAACGTACAGAGAATTACGTCTCGGGATGCGCTCTCCTGATGTGCGGCGCTTAGAAATTCGCTTGCAAGACCTCAACTATTTTCGCGGTCTCATTCCCGATGATCTGTTTGATCAAAATACTGAGGAAGCGGTGCGTAATTTCCAGCGGCGCAACGGCCTACCAGTCAATGGGGTGGCGACGGTGCAGATGCAGGAAGTCTTGTTTAGTGAGAGTGCCATTCGCAATGACGATCCGCCGGTAGAACCGCCCACTGAGCCGCCCGCCGAACGACCTACCTTCCGTTTGGGCGATCGCGATCCTGAAATTCGCAATCTAGAAATTCGGCTACAAGATTTGAACTATCTGCGTGGCGTGGTGGCGGATACCCTCTTCGGCCCGGAAACTGAAACCGCGTTCCGCAATTTTCAACAGCGCAATGGTTTGCCGGTGAATGGCGTCGCTGATCCGCGTACGCAAGACGTGCTCTATAGTGACGCGGCCATTCCGAATGACGACGATGGCACTGACCCGACCAATCCCCCTAATCCTCCTGAGCCGGGTGAAGGGCAGGCCACGGTCAGAACCCGTGATGGTAGTGATGCGATCGCCTTCACTGGCCCCGGTCTTGAATTCGATCTAGCTGGATTCGTCCCAGATGGCACCATCGTCACCTTGACTGGCACGGTCGAAAATAACTGGCATGAATTGAGTGATGGAAATTGGCTTGAAAGCTCTTTCCTCGTTTTTTAG
- the larE gene encoding ATP-dependent sacrificial sulfur transferase LarE, which translates to MDKLAALQALFAEMDSALVAYSGGIDSTLVAKVAFDVLGDRALAVTADSPSLMPEDLEDAKVQAAEIGITYEIVNTHEMDNPNYTSNPANRCYFCKSELHDTLKPLALERGYPYVVDGVNADDLSDYRPGIQAAKERGARSPLAEVGISKLEVREISRSLDLPWWDKPSQPCLSSRFPYGEAITPEKLQRVARGERYLRQLGLRNLRVRSAGDTARIELPPNDIQAFVAATDLPTLVAAFQDYGFTYVTLDLEGYRSGKLNQELTQQPPLVESR; encoded by the coding sequence ATGGATAAGTTAGCAGCCTTGCAGGCCCTCTTTGCGGAGATGGATAGTGCCCTGGTAGCGTACTCGGGGGGCATCGATAGCACGCTCGTGGCGAAAGTGGCCTTTGATGTGTTGGGCGATCGCGCCCTGGCCGTGACCGCCGATTCGCCCTCGTTGATGCCCGAAGATTTGGAAGATGCCAAGGTGCAGGCGGCAGAAATCGGCATCACCTATGAAATCGTGAACACCCACGAAATGGATAACCCAAACTACACCAGCAATCCGGCCAATCGCTGCTACTTCTGCAAGAGTGAGTTGCACGATACCCTCAAGCCCCTAGCGCTAGAGCGCGGCTATCCCTACGTGGTGGATGGGGTTAACGCCGACGACCTGAGCGACTATCGCCCGGGGATTCAAGCTGCTAAAGAGCGAGGAGCGCGATCGCCCTTAGCCGAGGTCGGCATTAGCAAGCTCGAAGTGCGAGAAATTTCGCGATCGCTGGATCTGCCCTGGTGGGATAAGCCTTCGCAACCCTGTCTCAGCTCGCGCTTTCCCTACGGCGAAGCCATCACGCCCGAAAAACTCCAGCGGGTTGCGCGAGGTGAGCGCTATCTGCGGCAACTGGGTTTGCGTAATCTGCGAGTGCGATCGGCCGGTGACACCGCCCGCATTGAACTGCCGCCCAACGATATTCAAGCGTTTGTTGCGGCGACCGATTTACCCACACTAGTGGCCGCATTCCAAGACTACGGCTTTACCTACGTCACCTTAGATTTAGAGGGCTATCGCAGCGGCAAGCTCAATCAGGAACTCACCCAACAGCCGCCCTTAGTCGAGTCGCGATAA